The following proteins are co-located in the Paludibaculum fermentans genome:
- a CDS encoding TolC family protein: MNLIRPILAVFLSALMIAPASLAQAPQAPGTPASAGVKTDFSTFPTAKGPFFIRDYKQAVVDPINLQNSSRLESLIKGGKIYLGLDDVIALALENNLDLELQRYTPQLAQADLLRAQAGGLLRGVPTAVSSTSGSAQSQVTGGATGGTTATTASSSTTSSAGGAVITQTGTSIPNLDPSFYFSSQFGHRSSPQSNTVTTGTTALISDSRYWSAGYQQSFLSGTTMSYGWNNTWFKSNNYRSDINPGWNPNMTLQITQNLLQGWGLAVNNRNIRVAKNNIRLSDLTFKQQVMTTVAGVVNLYWDLVSYSEDLKVKKKALEVAQKFYEDNKKQVEIGTLAPIEIVRAEANVAQAQQDLTNSETSLLQQETIVKSALSRTGVASPSLSEARIVPTDTLIQPTIDLAIDLKQLVETALRERPDVAQTQINIDNTKIGLNGSRNALLPSLQVQATATNNGLAGPANTVPAPAGQDPVVHNVDPFFQGGYSTALSQLFRRNFPDYSIAFSLNVPIRNRTAKADYVRDTLSLRQQEINAQRQINDIRVNVQNAQIAVIQAKARYDSAVKARVLQQQTLDAENKKYALGASTAFLVVQTQRDLAQAQGTEVSALAGYSRARVQLDLATAQILSKYKVEVSEARIGKSSRPITTPQN, translated from the coding sequence ATGAATTTGATCCGACCGATTCTCGCCGTGTTCCTCTCGGCGCTCATGATTGCACCAGCCAGCCTGGCCCAGGCTCCGCAGGCGCCGGGAACGCCCGCGTCCGCGGGTGTGAAGACCGACTTTTCGACGTTTCCGACGGCCAAGGGTCCGTTTTTCATCCGCGACTACAAGCAGGCCGTTGTCGACCCTATCAACCTGCAGAACTCGAGCCGCCTGGAGTCCCTGATCAAGGGAGGCAAGATTTATCTCGGGCTGGACGATGTGATCGCACTCGCCCTGGAGAACAACCTGGATCTCGAGCTTCAGCGCTATACGCCTCAGTTGGCGCAAGCGGATTTGCTGCGCGCCCAGGCCGGCGGTCTGTTGCGCGGTGTTCCGACAGCGGTCAGCAGCACCTCCGGCTCCGCCCAGTCGCAGGTGACCGGCGGCGCGACCGGCGGCACCACCGCCACGACCGCGAGTTCGAGCACTACCTCCAGCGCCGGCGGCGCCGTGATCACACAGACCGGCACTTCGATTCCGAATCTTGACCCGTCGTTCTATTTCTCCAGCCAGTTCGGCCACCGCTCCTCACCGCAGTCGAACACGGTCACCACCGGTACGACGGCCCTGATCTCGGACTCCCGCTATTGGAGCGCCGGTTACCAGCAGTCGTTTCTGTCCGGCACCACGATGAGCTACGGCTGGAACAACACCTGGTTCAAGTCCAACAACTATCGCAGCGACATCAACCCCGGCTGGAACCCCAATATGACCCTGCAGATCACGCAAAACCTGCTGCAGGGATGGGGCCTGGCGGTGAACAACCGCAACATTCGTGTCGCCAAGAACAACATCCGCCTCTCGGATCTCACCTTCAAACAGCAGGTGATGACCACCGTCGCGGGCGTGGTGAACCTCTATTGGGACCTGGTGAGCTACAGCGAGGACCTCAAGGTGAAGAAGAAGGCCCTTGAAGTCGCCCAGAAGTTCTATGAGGACAACAAGAAACAGGTAGAAATCGGCACCCTGGCGCCCATCGAAATCGTACGCGCCGAGGCCAACGTCGCCCAGGCGCAGCAGGATCTGACGAACTCAGAGACGTCGCTGCTGCAGCAGGAGACCATCGTCAAGAGCGCGCTCAGCCGCACCGGCGTGGCGAGCCCCAGCCTTTCCGAGGCCCGCATTGTCCCCACCGACACGCTGATTCAGCCGACCATCGACCTGGCCATCGACCTAAAGCAACTCGTCGAGACCGCGCTTAGGGAGCGGCCGGATGTGGCCCAGACCCAGATCAACATCGACAACACTAAGATTGGTTTGAACGGCAGCCGCAACGCCCTGCTGCCCTCGCTGCAGGTGCAGGCCACGGCGACGAACAATGGCTTAGCTGGTCCCGCCAACACAGTGCCCGCCCCGGCAGGGCAGGACCCCGTTGTACACAATGTGGATCCCTTCTTCCAGGGTGGTTACAGCACAGCCCTCTCCCAGTTGTTCCGGCGCAACTTTCCTGACTATTCCATCGCCTTCAGCTTGAACGTACCCATCCGGAACCGCACGGCCAAAGCCGACTACGTCCGCGATACCCTCTCGCTACGCCAGCAGGAGATCAACGCCCAACGGCAGATCAACGACATCCGGGTGAACGTCCAGAACGCCCAGATCGCGGTCATCCAGGCCAAGGCCCGGTATGACTCGGCCGTGAAGGCGCGCGTCCTGCAGCAGCAGACGCTGGACGCGGAGAACAAGAAGTACGCCCTGGGCGCCTCGACGGCGTTCCTGGTGGTTCAGACACAACGCGACCTGGCACAGGCACAGGGCACCGAAGTATCCGCACTGGCGGGCTACAGCCGTGCGCGAGTACAATTGGATCTGGCGACTGCTCAGATCCTGAGCAAGTACAAGGTGGAAGTGAGCGAAGCGCGGATCGGCAAGAGCTCGCGGCCCATCACAACTCCGCAGAATTAG
- the pyrE gene encoding orotate phosphoribosyltransferase encodes MALSPESLLDIFRQTGAYLKGHFRLTSGLHSPEYLQCALVLQHPNHAETCGRELAAAIKALTGTSSVDVVVSPAMGGLMIGHEVARAFGVRHIFTERDTDRKMTLRRGFSLQPGERAVVIEDVITTGGSTLEVVELLKAAGAEVVAAGSVIDRSGGKADVSVPRAALVTLNVTAYNPAECPLCEQGLPVVKPGSRPS; translated from the coding sequence GTGGCACTCTCTCCTGAATCCCTCCTGGACATTTTCCGCCAGACCGGCGCGTACTTGAAAGGACACTTCCGGCTGACCAGTGGGTTACACTCCCCCGAATATTTGCAATGCGCCCTGGTGCTGCAGCACCCCAACCATGCCGAGACCTGCGGCCGGGAACTGGCCGCGGCGATCAAGGCCCTCACCGGAACATCTTCCGTGGATGTTGTTGTATCTCCAGCGATGGGCGGCCTGATGATCGGCCATGAAGTGGCGCGGGCCTTCGGGGTCCGGCATATCTTCACGGAACGGGATACAGATCGAAAGATGACTCTCCGTCGAGGGTTCTCGCTGCAGCCCGGAGAAAGGGCTGTCGTCATCGAGGACGTGATCACCACCGGCGGCAGCACCCTGGAAGTGGTGGAACTGCTGAAGGCGGCCGGCGCTGAAGTGGTGGCGGCCGGCTCAGTGATCGACCGCAGTGGCGGCAAAGCGGATGTCAGTGTCCCTCGCGCCGCTTTGGTGACGCTGAATGTGACCGCCTACAATCCGGCCGAATGCCCGCTGTGCGAGCAGGGTTTGCCGGTGGTGAAGCCCGGCTCGCGCCCTTCCTGA
- the truA gene encoding tRNA pseudouridine(38-40) synthase TruA, producing the protein MRRIRITVAYDGTEFHGWQVQPGLPTIQGWLEQILTGIESAPVQVHGSGRTDAGVHAIAQVAAFDLKNPIPCDNLRKAVNRLLPRSIRVTSVEEAAADFHPRFQAKEKTYEYRIWREEICPPMRRLYVFHHPYLLNEEAIRAAAPLLEGEHDFTAFAAADEKDELGRSKVRRIFASAVWREGGELVYRVRGSGFLKHMVRMIMGTLLEVGKGNLTEADLLARLQPGYPAKSGPAVPASGLCLMNVEY; encoded by the coding sequence ATGCGCCGCATCCGCATCACCGTCGCCTACGATGGCACGGAGTTTCACGGCTGGCAGGTCCAGCCCGGCCTACCCACCATACAGGGCTGGTTGGAACAGATTCTCACCGGTATTGAGAGCGCGCCCGTGCAGGTTCACGGCAGCGGCCGGACTGACGCCGGTGTCCATGCGATCGCGCAGGTGGCCGCGTTCGACCTGAAAAATCCGATTCCGTGCGACAACTTGCGCAAAGCGGTCAACCGGTTGCTGCCGCGCTCCATTCGCGTGACTTCCGTGGAAGAGGCGGCGGCCGATTTTCATCCGCGCTTCCAGGCCAAAGAGAAGACCTATGAGTACAGGATCTGGCGGGAGGAGATCTGTCCGCCCATGCGCCGTCTGTATGTCTTCCACCATCCCTATCTCCTGAATGAAGAGGCGATCCGGGCCGCGGCGCCGCTGCTGGAGGGGGAGCACGACTTCACGGCCTTTGCCGCCGCCGATGAGAAAGATGAGCTCGGGCGCTCGAAGGTGCGGCGGATCTTTGCCTCCGCGGTGTGGCGCGAGGGCGGGGAACTGGTGTATCGTGTGCGCGGTAGCGGCTTTTTGAAGCACATGGTCCGCATGATCATGGGCACGCTGCTGGAGGTGGGCAAGGGCAACCTGACCGAGGCCGATCTGCTGGCCCGCCTGCAACCCGGCTATCCGGCCAAATCGGGACCCGCCGTCCCGGCATCCGGCCTCTGTCTGATGAATGTGGAGTATTGA
- a CDS encoding nucleoside hydrolase, with the protein MKRKLAVLFLAAAMALSAAPPIPVIFDTDMGNDIDDALALAMLHSLESRGEIRLVAVTVTKDNPWAPRFVSAVNTFYGRAGIPIGMVKNGVTKEEGNYLRKSIDGGRYPFSNQTEDAVELLKKTLSAQPDGSVVVIQVGFSTNLARLLASPGGRELAAKKVKLLSLMAGDFTNHGPEYNVKEDVPSAKKLVADWPTLTVWSGYEIGQTIKFPARSISNDFAWSAKNPVVDGYKNYMKFPYDRETWDLTAVLAALRPDAGYFTLSQPGRIAVDDKGMTKFQPSVGGRDRYLIVNDLQRARVLEALVWLATQPVH; encoded by the coding sequence ATGAAACGTAAGCTCGCCGTTCTGTTTCTTGCCGCCGCGATGGCATTGAGCGCGGCTCCGCCCATCCCGGTGATCTTCGATACCGACATGGGCAACGACATCGACGACGCACTGGCGCTGGCGATGCTCCATAGCCTGGAGTCGCGCGGCGAGATCAGGCTGGTCGCCGTCACCGTGACCAAGGACAATCCGTGGGCTCCGCGTTTTGTGAGTGCCGTGAATACGTTCTATGGTCGGGCGGGCATCCCCATCGGGATGGTGAAGAACGGCGTCACGAAGGAGGAGGGCAACTACCTGCGCAAATCCATCGATGGGGGCCGCTATCCGTTCAGCAACCAGACTGAGGACGCGGTGGAACTGCTGAAGAAGACCCTCAGCGCCCAACCGGACGGCAGCGTCGTCGTCATTCAGGTGGGCTTCTCCACGAATCTGGCCCGACTGCTGGCATCGCCGGGCGGACGCGAGCTGGCCGCGAAGAAGGTGAAGCTGCTTTCGCTGATGGCGGGAGATTTTACGAACCACGGGCCCGAGTACAACGTTAAGGAAGATGTGCCCAGCGCGAAGAAACTGGTGGCCGACTGGCCGACGCTGACGGTGTGGAGCGGCTACGAGATCGGGCAGACGATCAAGTTCCCGGCGCGCTCCATCAGCAACGACTTCGCGTGGTCGGCGAAGAATCCGGTGGTGGACGGGTATAAGAACTACATGAAGTTTCCCTACGACCGCGAGACGTGGGATCTGACGGCCGTGCTGGCCGCGCTGCGCCCCGATGCGGGCTACTTCACGCTGTCCCAGCCCGGCCGCATCGCTGTTGACGACAAAGGGATGACGAAGTTCCAGCCGTCGGTGGGCGGACGCGACAGATATTTGATCGTCAACGACTTACAGCGGGCGAGGGTGTTGGAAGCGCTGGTCTGGCTGGCTACGCAACCGGTTCACTAA
- a CDS encoding DUF6677 family protein, with amino-acid sequence MSEKVMSPYPAMPPITKWLPVVAVAWLVPGGGHFLLKKTYRGAILCGCSVIMFLLGLTMRGYMFQPMTGDLLTTIIYVGGFLADLSNGVLYILTKMFGYSAPDIAGHTVDYGTKFLVAAGLFNVLAVVDAFEIAVGRKD; translated from the coding sequence ATGAGCGAAAAGGTCATGAGTCCGTACCCGGCGATGCCGCCGATCACGAAGTGGCTGCCCGTTGTCGCAGTCGCCTGGCTGGTGCCGGGCGGCGGCCATTTTCTACTGAAGAAGACCTATCGCGGCGCCATCCTCTGCGGCTGTTCCGTCATCATGTTCCTGCTGGGACTCACGATGCGCGGCTACATGTTCCAGCCCATGACAGGCGACCTGCTCACGACCATCATCTATGTGGGCGGCTTTCTGGCGGATCTGTCCAACGGCGTGCTGTACATCCTGACGAAGATGTTCGGTTATTCCGCGCCCGACATCGCGGGGCATACGGTGGACTATGGCACCAAGTTCCTGGTGGCGGCCGGGCTCTTCAATGTTCTGGCCGTGGTCGACGCGTTCGAAATCGCCGTGGGACGGAAGGACTAG
- a CDS encoding YkgJ family cysteine cluster protein — protein sequence MVTDLVQIRSLADAKESENTEFRRFLRHHHVPDQVFYNVAVEIEHFIDCRACANCCRQTRVNVTEPEIARIAAFLNDPVETDLHEYVEEDPVEHRLMLRQENDACVFLDGNLCLIYEARPDACHNFPHVDAHGSTLGSRMSSVVRNAWICPILYNALEEHKHRTGWHHHKAQFTGTFPGTPSH from the coding sequence TTGGTCACCGACCTGGTGCAGATCCGGAGTCTGGCTGACGCGAAAGAGAGCGAGAACACCGAGTTTCGACGCTTCCTGCGCCATCACCATGTCCCTGACCAGGTCTTCTACAACGTTGCCGTCGAAATCGAACATTTCATCGACTGCCGGGCCTGCGCCAACTGCTGCCGGCAGACGCGCGTCAATGTGACGGAGCCGGAGATTGCCCGCATCGCGGCCTTCCTGAACGATCCGGTGGAGACCGACCTGCACGAGTATGTGGAAGAGGATCCGGTCGAACACCGGCTGATGCTGCGCCAGGAAAACGACGCCTGCGTGTTTCTGGATGGCAACTTATGCCTGATCTACGAGGCGCGTCCGGATGCCTGCCACAACTTTCCTCACGTCGACGCGCATGGCTCGACTTTGGGGAGCAGGATGTCGTCAGTCGTCCGGAATGCCTGGATCTGCCCCATCCTCTACAACGCGCTGGAGGAACATAAGCACCGCACCGGCTGGCATCACCACAAAGCGCAGTTTACTGGCACTTTCCCTGGCACACCGTCTCACTGA
- a CDS encoding ADOP family duplicated permease, translated as MRKLLLAKLLALWGKRRLDAEFDEELAAHLAMLTDEYQARGLSERDARRAARLKLGGVDSLKEANQDQRGWPLVESAWQDIQYALRGWRRNPGFAAAAIGTLALGIGANTSVFTFLNTVMLDGQAEVDGRGFVQFYPQKLVAPPNGQWAQEGDRGVSYDEFLAYRSQAPSLVQLAGWSEWHPAYEANDTTANRTQVKLVSYDAMSVVGVRQPLLGRWFTQEECAPAGDGSVALIGERRWRQTFRADAGVLGQKVRLEGRTLTVIGVLPESFDNRAMGAADFVAPLSFQRLLGSDAGLFHTTRWLEVVGRMKPGANLRQLHEELNAVARQFDTQNPRESMDVLVTDGSMVQRPFLRPKLMLILPLLQAAMALVLLIACSNVASLLLSRAAVRQREVAVRLSLGAGRGRLLRQLFTESVLLAAGAGALSLWLALRVPPLLAIIIPAPQRPILAPEFRLDLRILGYTAAAALLAGLLAGMAPAFESVKLDIYSSLKGTGSVWSGRRRFRGWLVSVQVAASLVLLLGSGLLLRTVESVREMGSQFRPDTLMVTDLWFRSESYDAARALRTQDELRRRVAVLPGVQVVSFADGLPMRGAHRREVVLPDGSRRSGAARLTDAGYFPAMGLPLRLGRTFSPAELEWTSAEVWPAVLAQEAAQAFFPGVDPLGQRLEVEQPGGRIRAQVIGVVASTGPIPTESPNVVYLPVALGRERTFLLTRFSGEGAALERALQELRLKSEPGLMRGTQTLTLVYEELLAALKPLAGVVAAISGLAVVLAMIGIYGVLAFTVSQRTRELGIRLALGAKAGEVSSLMMKAGLKPVVVGLVAGLPFAAGLVKLLSRFTQQMGMGPWDGRLYGWVLVLLLGSAALSMLAPSIRAGRVDPLRALREE; from the coding sequence ATGAGGAAGTTGCTGTTGGCGAAGTTGCTGGCGCTGTGGGGCAAGCGCCGCCTGGACGCGGAGTTCGACGAGGAACTGGCCGCTCACCTCGCAATGTTGACGGACGAGTACCAGGCGAGGGGGCTGAGTGAGCGGGATGCGCGGCGGGCGGCCCGGCTGAAGCTGGGCGGCGTCGACTCATTGAAAGAGGCGAACCAGGACCAGCGGGGCTGGCCGCTGGTGGAGTCGGCGTGGCAGGACATCCAGTATGCCCTGCGGGGCTGGCGGCGGAACCCGGGCTTCGCCGCGGCGGCCATTGGGACGCTGGCGTTGGGGATTGGGGCGAACACCAGTGTCTTCACCTTCCTGAACACGGTCATGCTGGATGGCCAGGCGGAGGTGGACGGCCGGGGGTTTGTCCAGTTTTACCCGCAGAAGCTGGTGGCGCCACCGAACGGACAGTGGGCGCAGGAGGGCGATCGCGGGGTCTCGTATGACGAATTCCTGGCGTATCGGAGCCAGGCGCCGTCACTGGTCCAACTGGCGGGCTGGAGCGAGTGGCACCCGGCCTATGAAGCCAATGACACGACGGCCAATCGGACGCAGGTGAAACTTGTCTCCTACGACGCCATGAGCGTGGTAGGGGTACGGCAGCCGTTGTTGGGGCGGTGGTTCACGCAGGAGGAATGCGCGCCGGCGGGCGACGGCTCCGTGGCGCTGATCGGGGAACGGCGGTGGAGGCAGACGTTTCGTGCCGATGCCGGGGTGCTGGGCCAGAAGGTGCGTCTGGAGGGGCGAACGCTGACCGTCATCGGCGTGCTGCCGGAGTCCTTCGACAATCGCGCCATGGGCGCGGCCGATTTCGTCGCGCCGCTATCGTTCCAACGCCTGTTGGGCTCGGACGCGGGGCTGTTTCACACCACCCGGTGGCTGGAAGTGGTGGGCCGGATGAAGCCGGGTGCGAACCTGCGGCAGCTGCATGAGGAGCTGAATGCAGTGGCGCGGCAATTCGATACGCAGAATCCGCGCGAGTCGATGGATGTGCTGGTGACGGACGGTTCGATGGTACAGCGGCCGTTCCTGCGTCCCAAGCTGATGCTGATCCTGCCCCTCTTGCAGGCGGCGATGGCGCTGGTGCTGCTGATCGCCTGCTCCAACGTGGCCTCGCTGCTGCTGTCGCGGGCGGCAGTGCGGCAGCGGGAAGTGGCGGTGCGGCTGAGCCTGGGGGCGGGCCGCGGGCGGTTGCTGCGGCAACTCTTCACAGAGAGCGTGCTGCTGGCGGCGGGCGCGGGCGCCTTGAGCCTGTGGCTGGCACTGCGAGTGCCGCCGTTGCTGGCGATCATCATTCCCGCTCCGCAGCGTCCGATCCTGGCGCCGGAGTTCCGTTTGGATCTGAGAATCCTGGGCTATACGGCGGCGGCGGCGCTGCTGGCCGGACTGCTGGCGGGAATGGCTCCAGCGTTCGAATCCGTGAAACTGGACATCTACTCGTCGCTGAAGGGCACGGGGTCGGTGTGGTCAGGGCGGCGAAGATTCCGCGGCTGGCTGGTGTCGGTGCAGGTGGCGGCGAGCCTGGTGCTGCTGCTGGGCTCGGGGCTGCTGCTGCGCACGGTGGAATCGGTGCGCGAGATGGGCAGCCAGTTCCGGCCGGATACCCTGATGGTGACGGATCTGTGGTTCCGTTCGGAGTCGTACGATGCGGCCCGGGCGCTGCGGACACAGGACGAGTTGCGGCGGCGGGTGGCCGTGCTGCCGGGGGTCCAGGTGGTCTCGTTTGCCGATGGCCTGCCGATGCGCGGGGCTCACCGGCGCGAAGTCGTGCTGCCGGATGGCTCCCGACGGAGCGGCGCCGCGCGGTTGACCGATGCCGGCTACTTCCCGGCGATGGGCCTGCCTCTGCGCTTGGGCCGCACGTTCTCTCCGGCGGAGTTGGAGTGGACCAGCGCCGAGGTCTGGCCGGCGGTGCTGGCGCAGGAGGCGGCGCAGGCGTTCTTCCCTGGAGTGGATCCGCTGGGTCAGCGGCTGGAAGTGGAGCAGCCGGGCGGACGGATCCGGGCGCAGGTGATCGGCGTGGTGGCCTCCACGGGGCCCATCCCGACCGAGAGCCCGAATGTGGTCTATCTACCCGTAGCGCTGGGGCGCGAACGGACGTTTCTGCTCACCCGATTCAGCGGCGAGGGGGCAGCATTGGAGCGCGCGCTACAGGAGTTGCGGCTGAAGTCCGAGCCGGGCCTGATGCGGGGGACGCAGACGCTGACGCTGGTCTATGAGGAGCTGCTCGCGGCACTGAAGCCGCTGGCCGGCGTGGTGGCGGCAATCAGCGGGCTGGCCGTGGTGCTGGCGATGATCGGAATCTACGGAGTGCTGGCGTTCACGGTAAGCCAGAGGACCCGCGAGTTGGGCATCCGGCTGGCGCTGGGCGCGAAGGCGGGCGAGGTGTCATCGCTGATGATGAAGGCGGGGTTAAAGCCCGTGGTGGTGGGCCTGGTGGCCGGCCTGCCGTTTGCCGCGGGCCTGGTGAAGCTGTTGTCGCGCTTCACTCAACAGATGGGGATGGGGCCCTGGGATGGGCGCCTCTACGGGTGGGTGTTGGTGCTGCTGCTGGGCTCCGCCGCGCTCTCGATGCTGGCGCCTTCGATCCGCGCCGGGCGGGTCGATCCACTGCGGGCCCTACGCGAAGAATAG
- a CDS encoding PadR family transcriptional regulator: protein MSEPERLELLQGTLDLMVLQTLLALGRLHGYGIARRIEQVSGDSILLNQGTIYASLVRLEQRGWISSEWGESDNKRKAKFYSISEDGRNQLASETHNWQRLSDVMAKLFALKGGGPA, encoded by the coding sequence ATGTCGGAACCGGAACGTCTGGAACTGTTACAGGGGACCCTCGACCTGATGGTCCTGCAGACCCTGCTCGCCCTCGGGCGGCTGCACGGCTACGGCATCGCACGCCGCATCGAACAGGTGAGCGGCGACTCTATCCTATTGAATCAAGGGACGATCTACGCATCGCTGGTGCGCCTCGAGCAGCGCGGCTGGATCAGTTCGGAGTGGGGTGAATCCGACAACAAACGCAAGGCCAAGTTCTATTCCATCAGCGAGGACGGGCGCAACCAACTCGCCAGCGAAACCCACAACTGGCAGCGGCTGTCGGATGTGATGGCGAAACTGTTTGCCCTGAAGGGGGGTGGACCGGCATGA
- the miaB gene encoding tRNA (N6-isopentenyl adenosine(37)-C2)-methylthiotransferase MiaB: MKSFYLETFGCQMNVHDSEKVIGTLEQRGYAQVDTADAADLVLYNTCSIRDKAEQKVFHRLQEGKRVKGKVFGVLGCVAQQEGEKIFERAPHVSLVVGSASYTKLGELLVRIEAGERKVTGLSLDTEDTFETPLTRRDNPHRAYITIIEGCDKSCAYCVVPFTRGPERSRTSQSVIDETAKLASSGYSEIQLLGQNVNSYRDPSPAGWDFARLLEAVGSVPGIRRVRFTTSHPRDFVKEIIDAIDRTETLCNQVHLPVQSGSSRVLAAMQRQYTRDQYMQRIEWMKNAKRDIAISTDIIVGFPGETDEDFEHTLHLLDEVEYDSIFSFKYSQRPNTPALKLEDQIPEEEKSRRLTILQERQRAIQMRRNTNLVGGRQEVLVEGSNSSTGQWIGRTSQNRILNFTTAPRPDGTVIPRERMIGNYLPVRVTRAGPNSLVGECAIAV; this comes from the coding sequence ATGAAAAGCTTTTACCTCGAAACCTTCGGCTGCCAGATGAATGTCCATGACTCCGAGAAAGTCATCGGCACACTGGAGCAGCGTGGCTACGCTCAGGTCGACACCGCCGATGCGGCTGACCTCGTGCTGTATAACACCTGCAGTATCCGTGACAAAGCCGAGCAGAAGGTCTTCCACCGCCTGCAGGAAGGCAAGCGGGTCAAGGGCAAGGTTTTTGGTGTCCTCGGCTGTGTCGCCCAGCAGGAGGGCGAGAAGATCTTCGAGCGCGCTCCGCATGTCAGCCTGGTGGTCGGTTCAGCCAGCTATACAAAGCTGGGTGAACTCCTGGTGCGGATCGAAGCGGGCGAGCGCAAGGTGACCGGCCTGAGCCTGGACACTGAAGACACGTTCGAAACACCCCTCACCCGCCGCGACAACCCGCACCGCGCCTACATCACGATCATCGAAGGCTGCGACAAGAGCTGCGCCTACTGCGTCGTCCCCTTCACTCGCGGACCTGAGCGCAGCCGCACTTCGCAGAGCGTGATCGACGAGACCGCGAAGCTCGCCTCGAGCGGCTATTCCGAGATCCAGCTATTGGGCCAGAACGTCAACAGCTACCGGGACCCTTCGCCGGCGGGCTGGGACTTCGCGCGCCTGCTGGAGGCCGTGGGCAGCGTGCCGGGCATCCGCCGCGTGCGCTTCACGACGTCCCATCCGCGCGATTTCGTGAAAGAGATCATCGACGCCATCGACCGTACGGAGACGCTCTGCAACCAGGTGCACCTGCCCGTCCAGAGCGGCTCGTCGCGCGTGCTGGCGGCCATGCAGCGGCAATACACACGCGATCAGTACATGCAGCGCATCGAGTGGATGAAGAACGCGAAGCGCGACATCGCCATCTCGACGGACATCATCGTAGGCTTCCCTGGTGAGACCGACGAGGATTTCGAGCATACCCTCCACCTGCTGGACGAGGTGGAGTACGACAGCATTTTCAGCTTCAAGTATTCGCAGCGGCCCAATACGCCGGCGCTGAAGCTCGAGGACCAGATCCCCGAGGAAGAGAAGAGCCGGCGGCTCACCATCCTGCAGGAACGCCAGCGCGCCATCCAGATGCGGCGCAACACCAACCTGGTGGGCGGGCGGCAGGAGGTGCTGGTGGAGGGTTCCAACAGCTCCACCGGGCAGTGGATCGGCCGCACGTCGCAGAACCGGATCCTGAATTTCACCACCGCGCCGCGTCCGGATGGCACGGTGATTCCGCGTGAGCGGATGATCGGCAACTACCTGCCGGTGCGGGTCACGCGCGCGGGTCCGAACTCTCTGGTGGGCGAATGTGCTATAGCGGTGTAA
- a CDS encoding bifunctional nuclease family protein: MEVEMKIRGLMMDPVTNMPIVILKDANGGQILPIWVGIYEANAIALEIEKVSTPRPMTHDLIKNVLLGLETGVRKVVVSELRDDTFYAVIWLERDGEIISIDSRPSDALALALRLDCPIYVEEQVLKTSKSTANVSDKVTNEELRRWLEGLNDEDFGRYKM; encoded by the coding sequence ATGGAAGTCGAGATGAAGATTCGCGGGCTGATGATGGACCCTGTCACCAATATGCCCATCGTGATTCTCAAGGATGCCAATGGCGGGCAGATCCTGCCCATCTGGGTTGGGATTTACGAAGCCAACGCCATCGCCCTGGAGATCGAAAAGGTGAGCACCCCGCGTCCCATGACCCACGACCTGATCAAGAACGTGCTGCTGGGGCTCGAAACAGGAGTCCGCAAAGTTGTTGTGAGCGAGCTGCGCGACGACACGTTCTACGCCGTCATCTGGCTGGAACGCGACGGCGAAATCATCAGCATCGATTCGCGTCCCAGCGACGCCCTGGCCCTCGCACTGCGGCTGGACTGCCCCATCTATGTAGAGGAGCAGGTCCTCAAGACTTCGAAAAGCACGGCCAATGTCTCCGATAAGGTGACCAATGAGGAACTCCGGCGCTGGCTGGAAGGGCTCAACGACGAGGACTTCGGGCGCTATAAAATGTAG